The following are encoded in a window of Mycobacterium sp. ELW1 genomic DNA:
- a CDS encoding PaaI family thioesterase produces MTGVDEVINTHDLETPDSIQVRFGISYVESKPAEALAALTMPMERFRNPITGAPTLGPLAILVDAAAGIVNHYRRRPGEWTVSSELSMDLSLGELPELDGPVLATAHAFGPLGATSLAVCTLTYGDTVIGGGTVRSFFIAGDVVPQHRVETLPRSASTTFADLMSVHVTSDESDSVLSQRVDPNLNNDIDIVHGGVAAAGLELAASAAINRGAPAELFQTASLRVNFLRPFFAGTESRYVGTPLRIGRASAVGEAEAIGDDGKVALTARLTAYR; encoded by the coding sequence ATGACCGGGGTCGACGAGGTCATCAATACCCACGACCTCGAGACGCCGGATTCGATTCAGGTCCGGTTCGGAATCTCCTACGTCGAGTCCAAGCCGGCCGAGGCTCTCGCCGCGTTGACCATGCCAATGGAGCGCTTCCGAAACCCGATCACCGGTGCGCCCACGCTGGGGCCGCTGGCCATACTCGTCGACGCGGCGGCCGGAATCGTCAATCACTACCGCCGTCGGCCCGGCGAGTGGACGGTGTCCAGCGAACTGTCGATGGATCTCAGTCTTGGAGAACTCCCGGAACTCGACGGCCCCGTGCTCGCCACCGCGCACGCATTCGGTCCGCTGGGCGCCACTTCACTGGCGGTCTGCACACTGACCTACGGCGACACCGTGATCGGCGGCGGAACGGTACGGTCGTTCTTCATCGCCGGTGACGTGGTCCCGCAACACCGCGTGGAGACGCTTCCGCGATCGGCGTCGACCACGTTCGCCGACCTGATGTCGGTGCACGTGACGAGCGATGAATCCGACTCGGTGCTGTCCCAGCGGGTCGACCCCAATCTGAACAACGACATCGACATCGTGCATGGCGGGGTGGCGGCCGCCGGTCTGGAACTCGCGGCGTCTGCGGCGATCAACAGGGGCGCCCCCGCCGAGCTGTTTCAGACCGCGTCATTGCGCGTGAATTTCCTGCGCCCGTTCTTCGCCGGAACGGAATCCCGTTATGTCGGAACGCCGTTGCGCATCGGGCGCGCCAGCGCGGTCGGCGAGGCAGAGGCCATCGGCGACGACGGCAAGGTCGCACTCACCGCGCGGCTGACCGCCTACCGCTGA
- a CDS encoding fibronectin-binding protein: MTAALGLSAPAGADPVDDPCQLAAAFLCRFFPIAPDLDHDVDLTQQPGAAGGESVPSQDGGGGLAPAAGPPGAPTN; encoded by the coding sequence ATGACAGCAGCCCTGGGCCTTTCCGCACCCGCCGGCGCCGATCCCGTTGACGATCCATGCCAACTCGCGGCCGCGTTCCTGTGCAGATTCTTCCCGATTGCGCCCGACCTCGACCATGACGTCGACCTCACCCAGCAACCGGGCGCCGCCGGCGGCGAATCAGTGCCTTCGCAGGACGGTGGCGGGGGACTGGCACCCGCTGCGGGGCCGCCGGGGGCGCCGACGAATTGA
- a CDS encoding acyl-CoA dehydrogenase family protein has translation MSAPIDSAVASPRQADFVAQVSLYRRAFRHWLHDLGWAEQWRSAHFDNAEDELAYHAEILSRMHEAGWNRYGWPEAAGGFGGSELHRAAYFEELAAAMLPVPEQHWTLEVIGPAVHRYAPHLAAEHLPGYLRGTEWWGQCFSEPESGSDLAGLRCRATDDGTGGFILNGQKIWTSQGPTATRFLLLARTGSAESRHRGLSTFLVDADTPGVTVRPITLASGRRELAEVYFDDVRVPRERLIGDVDGGWAVVMYLMQYERGMYGYAVTTTALTELGRLRAAMATYGASPAQRERFAQIYVAVAAAQARGATTVRALAEGRAVGPESSVDKLLFAKAEKDINDFILDVRREWMISGVGAHDAKELDAARAKWWYTRAATIMGGSAEVQRGIIADHILGLPKEKR, from the coding sequence TTGTCCGCCCCAATCGACAGCGCAGTGGCTAGCCCGCGACAAGCCGACTTCGTCGCGCAGGTGTCGCTGTACCGCCGCGCGTTTCGGCATTGGCTCCACGATCTGGGCTGGGCCGAGCAATGGCGTTCCGCGCACTTCGACAACGCCGAAGACGAACTCGCCTACCACGCCGAAATCCTTTCCAGGATGCACGAGGCCGGATGGAATCGGTACGGCTGGCCCGAGGCGGCCGGCGGATTCGGCGGCTCCGAACTTCACCGCGCGGCGTATTTCGAGGAGTTGGCCGCCGCGATGTTGCCCGTTCCGGAGCAGCACTGGACCCTCGAAGTCATCGGGCCTGCAGTGCATCGCTACGCCCCTCACCTGGCTGCCGAGCACCTGCCGGGTTACCTGCGAGGCACGGAATGGTGGGGGCAGTGCTTCTCCGAGCCGGAGTCAGGCAGCGACCTGGCCGGCCTCCGGTGTCGCGCCACCGACGACGGCACAGGCGGATTCATCCTCAACGGGCAGAAGATCTGGACCAGCCAGGGTCCGACCGCGACGCGGTTCCTGCTGTTGGCGCGCACCGGGTCAGCCGAGAGCCGGCACCGCGGGCTAAGCACGTTCTTGGTCGACGCCGACACTCCCGGCGTCACAGTCCGGCCGATCACACTGGCCAGCGGGCGGCGTGAACTTGCCGAGGTGTACTTCGACGATGTCCGGGTTCCTCGCGAGCGACTGATCGGCGACGTCGACGGCGGCTGGGCCGTGGTCATGTACCTCATGCAATACGAACGCGGCATGTACGGCTACGCGGTGACGACAACCGCCTTGACCGAACTCGGCAGGCTACGGGCCGCAATGGCCACCTACGGCGCGTCACCGGCACAGCGTGAGCGCTTCGCTCAGATCTATGTCGCCGTGGCGGCTGCGCAGGCCCGCGGAGCGACAACGGTGCGCGCACTGGCCGAGGGCCGCGCGGTGGGCCCGGAGAGCAGCGTCGACAAGCTGTTGTTCGCCAAGGCCGAAAAGGACATCAACGACTTCATCCTCGATGTCCGCCGCGAATGGATGATCAGCGGTGTGGGAGCGCACGACGCCAAGGAACTCGATGCGGCCCGCGCGAAGTGGTGGTACACCCGGGCCGCGACGATTATGGGCGGAAGCGCAGAGGTCCAGCGCGGCATCATCGCCGACCATATTCTGGGACTCCCGAAGGAGAAGCGGTGA
- a CDS encoding VOC family protein has product MAAEELARRFLHVNLNCESLDATERIYGEVLGLKAKMRTDPTVATDGSILGLDDETFCATAFLYDARGGRGGCALEAIEYHTPELSRDPSFDPVRPGIRALQLAVADVEHAASALRAAGLTVGDPVDGLIGGGTSVLAIDPDGVVIELTALPADADASKGALFEGIRIAAIDAAATGAFLTAIGFEEVAAPKAQLVAGSQLSPVGSGETGCVVARYALAEDGHQFTLVVVEHPDTVAAPVPWGGNRQGLYRCALRVEDVHDALRHVPNSVEQIGDPVWCPLPGTKIDGLYIAFLRSPEGVVFEYVERPLSFFTR; this is encoded by the coding sequence GTGGCAGCTGAGGAACTCGCGCGGCGCTTTCTGCACGTCAACCTCAACTGCGAGTCTCTGGACGCCACCGAGCGCATCTATGGTGAGGTGCTGGGCCTCAAGGCGAAGATGCGCACCGATCCGACGGTGGCCACCGACGGCTCGATTCTGGGCCTCGACGACGAAACATTCTGCGCCACTGCATTTCTCTACGATGCCCGCGGTGGTCGCGGCGGCTGCGCACTCGAGGCCATCGAGTACCACACGCCCGAGCTCAGTCGCGACCCGAGTTTCGATCCCGTACGCCCGGGCATCCGGGCGCTGCAGTTGGCGGTCGCCGACGTCGAGCACGCGGCGAGTGCGCTGCGCGCGGCGGGCCTGACGGTGGGTGATCCGGTCGACGGCTTGATCGGCGGCGGCACGTCGGTTCTCGCCATCGATCCCGACGGCGTCGTCATCGAGTTGACGGCGCTGCCCGCGGACGCCGACGCGTCCAAGGGGGCACTGTTCGAGGGCATCCGGATCGCCGCGATCGATGCCGCCGCCACCGGGGCGTTCCTCACCGCGATCGGATTCGAGGAGGTGGCCGCGCCGAAGGCGCAGTTGGTCGCAGGATCGCAGCTGAGCCCGGTCGGCTCCGGCGAAACCGGCTGTGTGGTTGCGCGTTACGCGTTGGCCGAGGACGGACACCAGTTCACACTGGTGGTGGTCGAACACCCCGACACCGTAGCCGCTCCGGTGCCGTGGGGCGGCAACCGGCAGGGCCTCTACCGGTGCGCGTTGCGGGTGGAGGACGTGCACGACGCGCTGAGGCATGTGCCGAATTCTGTTGAGCAGATCGGGGATCCCGTGTGGTGTCCGCTGCCCGGCACCAAGATCGACGGCCTGTACATCGCCTTTTTGCGCTCACCCGAGGGTGTGGTGTTCGAATACGTCGAGCGTCCATTGAGCTTCTTCACTCGATGA
- a CDS encoding FCD domain-containing protein: protein MEVTSLREPKMADRVATVLRRMFIRGEITEGTMLPPESELMERFGVSRPTLREAFRVLESESLIQVQRGVRGGARVTRPQRETLARYAGLILEYEGVRVKDVYDARVILEVPMVEQLAKDRNPKALAELEEIVERESQLQPGSDAVDQLTDFHAAIARLSGNSTLQIVSDMLHHIIEKANRSLQPTKGARAEQAVRRSAKTHRMVLDMIKAGDAEKAGELWKRHLQKAEEFVLTGAELSTVVDLLE from the coding sequence ATGGAGGTCACCAGTCTTCGCGAGCCGAAGATGGCCGATCGGGTGGCCACCGTGCTGCGCCGGATGTTCATTCGTGGCGAGATCACCGAGGGCACGATGCTGCCCCCGGAGTCCGAGCTGATGGAACGGTTCGGGGTGTCACGTCCGACGCTGCGCGAAGCGTTCCGGGTTCTCGAATCCGAGTCGTTGATCCAAGTCCAGCGCGGCGTCCGCGGTGGCGCGCGGGTAACCCGACCCCAGCGTGAGACGCTGGCCCGCTACGCCGGCCTCATCCTCGAGTACGAGGGAGTGCGGGTGAAAGACGTCTACGACGCACGGGTGATCCTCGAGGTTCCGATGGTCGAGCAACTGGCCAAAGACCGCAATCCCAAGGCGCTCGCCGAGCTCGAAGAAATCGTCGAACGCGAATCGCAGTTGCAGCCCGGTAGCGACGCCGTCGATCAACTCACCGACTTCCACGCGGCGATTGCGCGGTTGTCCGGCAATAGCACCCTGCAAATCGTCAGCGACATGCTGCATCACATCATCGAGAAGGCCAACCGCTCGCTGCAGCCCACCAAGGGTGCCCGCGCCGAGCAGGCTGTCCGGCGATCGGCCAAGACCCACCGGATGGTGCTGGACATGATCAAAGCGGGCGATGCGGAGAAGGCCGGCGAGCTGTGGAAGCGGCACCTGCAGAAGGCGGAGGAGTTCGTCCTGACCGGCGCCGAATTGTCCACCGTCGTCGACCTTCTCGAATGA
- a CDS encoding acyl-CoA dehydrogenase family protein: protein MIEEAVFRLFDDLAATKRDEHTSIGPQLEDLGWSDIEGEYPIQACELLFRAEGRSLAQTDCLTKVMLAELAPLLDGPVEGLVLPGIADGYTPGSDGRGVNGILLGPLPGKGRLVVPVPAADGAVSIGIVDVDGLDGERLDTFDSSAHWTRVSGSMAVERVDAATEWHRAVVAAHRALATELIALADQALRIAVEQVSVRMQFGSPIGSFQSPRHLLADASAGLEGARALVDECWLSTTHSGVGSLPPAGGELTALTAKAAAGRAHRAVSDAAIQVCGAIGLTIEHDLHRYVTRGFQIDALCGSYQRLEALLADRLFTDYSPGEALPALVALG, encoded by the coding sequence ATGATCGAGGAAGCCGTCTTCCGGCTGTTCGACGACCTGGCCGCCACGAAGCGCGACGAGCACACGTCAATCGGACCTCAGCTGGAAGATCTGGGATGGTCCGACATCGAGGGGGAGTATCCAATTCAAGCTTGCGAGTTGCTGTTTCGGGCCGAAGGTCGGTCGCTGGCCCAGACCGACTGCCTCACCAAGGTCATGCTGGCGGAGCTGGCGCCCCTGCTGGACGGACCTGTCGAAGGCCTCGTGCTGCCCGGCATCGCCGACGGCTACACCCCTGGTTCCGATGGTCGAGGCGTCAACGGAATCCTGCTCGGACCGCTGCCCGGTAAGGGTCGACTGGTCGTTCCGGTACCGGCTGCCGACGGCGCGGTGTCCATCGGGATCGTCGACGTCGATGGGCTCGACGGTGAACGACTGGACACCTTCGACTCGTCGGCACATTGGACACGGGTCAGCGGGTCGATGGCAGTCGAGCGCGTGGACGCCGCCACGGAGTGGCACCGCGCCGTCGTTGCGGCGCACCGGGCGCTGGCAACCGAGCTCATCGCACTGGCCGACCAAGCCCTGCGCATCGCGGTCGAACAGGTCAGCGTCCGCATGCAATTCGGTTCACCCATCGGTTCGTTCCAGTCGCCTCGGCACCTGCTCGCCGACGCATCGGCGGGCCTGGAAGGCGCGCGCGCACTGGTTGACGAATGCTGGCTTTCCACAACACATTCCGGCGTCGGTTCGCTCCCGCCGGCCGGCGGTGAACTCACCGCGCTCACCGCCAAGGCTGCCGCGGGCCGAGCCCACCGGGCCGTGTCCGATGCCGCCATACAAGTATGTGGCGCAATCGGCCTGACCATCGAGCACGACCTGCATCGTTATGTGACCCGCGGCTTTCAGATCGACGCGTTGTGCGGGTCTTACCAACGACTCGAGGCGCTGCTCGCAGACCGCCTCTTCACCGACTATTCCCCTGGCGAGGCGCTTCCCGCGCTGGTCGCCCTGGGCTGA
- a CDS encoding aldehyde dehydrogenase family protein has product MTASSIAAATVSFNPETRLFIDGQLRDSSTGKTVDNVNPANEELLGVATDASAADIEEAIAAARRAFDTTDWSTNREFRKRCLLQLHEALQEEKEDIRAELIAEVGATVGMTFIAQMEWPLADAIRYPAELISTFGWERMLDQDAKMGVPYNRVVVKEPMGVVGAITPWNFPFEIISNKMGQILATGNTMVLKPAVETPWTALRWGRIIAEKTDIPAGVVNIVPASDNDIAQVLATDPRIDMVSFTGSTAVGKLIQRLSADTMKRNMLELGGKSAYLVLDDADMDVALPGCIGALMHSGQGCALATRMLVPRSHYDQAVEVASATFGALTVGDPADPNTFCGPLVSAKQRDRVLGYIERAKADGGRITAGGGVPDGLDRGYFVAPTVVADVAPDHTIFQEEVFGPVLSITPYDGGDDGAVEMANNSTYGLAGGIMGSNERAMAVARRIRTGSLMINSGMYYGADAPFGGYKMSGIGRQNGIEGFEQHLQTKTIGYPL; this is encoded by the coding sequence ATGACGGCATCATCCATCGCCGCCGCCACTGTCAGCTTCAACCCAGAGACCAGGCTATTCATCGACGGGCAGTTGCGGGATTCGTCGACCGGCAAGACCGTCGACAACGTCAATCCAGCCAACGAGGAACTGCTCGGCGTCGCCACCGACGCCAGCGCCGCGGACATTGAAGAGGCCATCGCCGCCGCGCGGAGAGCGTTCGACACCACCGACTGGTCGACCAACCGCGAGTTTCGCAAGCGGTGCCTTCTCCAGCTGCACGAGGCCCTGCAGGAGGAGAAGGAAGACATCCGCGCCGAGCTGATCGCGGAGGTGGGCGCGACAGTGGGAATGACGTTCATCGCTCAGATGGAATGGCCGCTAGCCGACGCCATTCGGTACCCGGCAGAGCTGATCTCGACCTTCGGTTGGGAGCGGATGCTGGACCAGGACGCCAAGATGGGTGTGCCCTACAACCGGGTGGTGGTGAAGGAACCGATGGGCGTGGTGGGTGCCATCACGCCGTGGAACTTCCCGTTCGAGATCATCAGCAACAAAATGGGCCAGATCCTGGCTACCGGCAACACCATGGTGCTCAAGCCGGCCGTCGAAACTCCCTGGACCGCCCTGCGTTGGGGCCGGATCATCGCCGAGAAGACCGATATCCCAGCCGGCGTCGTGAACATCGTGCCGGCTTCGGACAACGACATCGCCCAGGTTCTCGCCACCGATCCGCGAATTGACATGGTGTCCTTCACCGGTTCCACGGCAGTCGGCAAGCTGATCCAGCGACTGTCCGCCGACACCATGAAGCGCAATATGCTCGAACTCGGTGGGAAGTCGGCATATCTTGTGCTCGACGACGCCGATATGGACGTCGCGTTGCCCGGATGTATTGGCGCACTGATGCATTCGGGACAAGGGTGCGCGCTGGCGACCCGAATGCTGGTGCCGCGCTCCCATTACGATCAGGCGGTCGAGGTCGCCTCGGCGACGTTCGGCGCGCTGACCGTGGGGGACCCAGCCGATCCGAATACCTTCTGCGGCCCACTTGTCTCGGCCAAGCAGCGCGACCGCGTCTTGGGCTACATCGAACGCGCCAAGGCCGATGGTGGGCGCATCACCGCGGGTGGCGGCGTGCCCGACGGCCTGGACCGTGGTTACTTCGTCGCCCCGACGGTGGTGGCCGATGTCGCGCCCGACCACACGATTTTCCAGGAGGAGGTCTTCGGTCCGGTACTGTCCATCACGCCATACGACGGCGGCGACGACGGTGCGGTCGAAATGGCGAACAACTCCACCTACGGCCTGGCCGGCGGGATCATGGGCTCCAACGAGCGGGCGATGGCCGTGGCCCGTCGCATCCGCACCGGCTCGCTGATGATCAACAGCGGAATGTACTACGGCGCCGACGCACCATTCGGTGGTTACAAGATGAGCGGCATCGGCCGCCAGAACGGCATCGAGGGCTTCGAACAGCACCTCCAGACCAAGACGATCGGATACCCCCTGTGA
- a CDS encoding acyl-CoA dehydrogenase family protein, translating to MRRNIFEEVHDDFRATARKFFERECVPNVEKWERDGKVSREAWLAAGEHGLIGWEFDEKYGGLGVKDFRFNQIISEEMFLTGSVGIGLGVQNDILMPYLQNLTTDEQKERWLPGFVRGELIGSIAMSEPAAGSDLGGIKTTARDAGDHWVVNGQKTFISNGLLSKLVLTAVKTDPSERHKGISLLMIEDGMEGFTRGRKLDKIGQYSADTAELFFEDVKVPKENLVGELNRGFYHLVSNLPSERVGVACYALPAARRALDLTKAYALERTAFGQPIGKFQVNRHFLAEMQTKLDAAQTYLDQCVLSVNDGTLSDQDAAGLKWWTSEVQWEIIDRCLQLYGGYGYINEYEVARLWRDSRVQRLYAGTTEIMKDLMGRAMGY from the coding sequence ATGCGCCGCAACATTTTCGAAGAGGTACACGACGACTTCCGGGCCACCGCACGTAAGTTCTTCGAGCGCGAATGCGTGCCGAACGTCGAGAAGTGGGAACGCGACGGGAAAGTCAGCCGCGAGGCCTGGCTGGCTGCCGGCGAGCACGGCCTGATCGGCTGGGAATTCGACGAGAAGTACGGCGGCCTCGGCGTCAAAGACTTCAGGTTCAACCAGATCATCTCCGAGGAGATGTTCTTGACCGGCTCGGTCGGCATCGGCCTCGGCGTGCAGAACGACATCCTGATGCCCTACCTGCAGAACCTCACCACCGATGAGCAGAAGGAACGCTGGCTGCCCGGCTTCGTCAGAGGTGAACTGATCGGCTCGATCGCGATGTCGGAACCCGCCGCCGGCTCCGACCTCGGCGGCATCAAGACAACGGCGCGCGACGCGGGTGACCACTGGGTCGTCAATGGCCAGAAAACCTTCATCAGCAACGGGCTCCTGTCGAAACTCGTACTGACCGCCGTCAAAACCGACCCGTCGGAGCGGCACAAGGGCATCAGCCTGCTGATGATCGAGGACGGCATGGAGGGATTCACCCGCGGTCGCAAGCTGGACAAGATCGGCCAGTACTCCGCGGATACCGCCGAGCTGTTCTTCGAGGACGTCAAGGTGCCCAAGGAAAACCTGGTCGGCGAGCTCAACCGTGGTTTCTACCATCTGGTGTCCAACCTGCCCAGCGAACGCGTCGGCGTGGCCTGCTACGCACTGCCCGCCGCCCGCCGTGCGCTGGACCTGACGAAGGCCTACGCGCTCGAGCGCACGGCCTTCGGGCAGCCGATTGGAAAATTCCAGGTCAATCGACATTTCCTCGCCGAGATGCAGACCAAACTCGATGCCGCCCAAACGTATCTGGATCAGTGCGTCTTGTCGGTCAACGACGGAACGTTGAGCGACCAGGATGCCGCTGGTCTGAAGTGGTGGACTTCGGAAGTGCAGTGGGAGATCATCGACCGCTGTCTGCAGCTGTACGGCGGCTACGGCTACATCAACGAATACGAAGTGGCCCGGCTCTGGCGCGACTCCCGGGTTCAGCGGCTCTACGCCGGCACCACCGAGATCATGAAGGACCTCATGGGCCGGGCGATGGGGTACTAG
- a CDS encoding CoA transferase, translated as MSDILNGIRVIELAAWTFVPAAGAVLADWGADVIKVEHPETGDPQRGLISSGIVTGAGGVNHFVEQPNRGKRSIGLDTSSPEGLELLMKLIETADVFVTNLLPDSRKRMGIDVDQVRARNPKIIYARGHGYGTKGDLAAQGGFDLAAYWARGGIGDAYSAGDGTYPPIQRPAFGDSYGGLAIAGGIAAALVKRERTGEPSVVDVSLLNAAIWQLGPDIVGSGVTGQDIPKFNLDEMPNPVASIYKTRDNRFIAFVLLQADRFWSDFCTRLGRPDLIDDERFASAPVRFANRNECIAQLRSAFEAEDLAHWEKAFAGFEGVWDVMHTAHEVHSDPQAIANGYLPRATNAGGTEFALAASPVQYDETPLDLERAPEHGEHTDALLAELGFSEDEIIQFKIDSVVL; from the coding sequence GTGAGCGACATCCTGAACGGCATCCGGGTAATCGAACTCGCGGCGTGGACGTTCGTGCCTGCGGCGGGTGCGGTGCTTGCCGACTGGGGCGCCGATGTCATCAAGGTGGAGCATCCCGAAACAGGTGATCCGCAGCGTGGATTGATCAGCTCCGGAATCGTCACCGGCGCAGGCGGAGTGAACCATTTCGTCGAACAGCCCAACCGGGGCAAGCGCAGCATCGGACTGGACACCTCCAGCCCCGAGGGCCTCGAGCTGCTGATGAAGTTGATCGAGACTGCCGACGTGTTCGTGACCAACCTGCTGCCCGACTCCCGCAAGCGCATGGGTATCGACGTCGACCAGGTGCGGGCTCGCAACCCCAAGATCATCTATGCCCGAGGCCACGGCTACGGCACCAAGGGGGACCTCGCGGCACAGGGCGGTTTCGACCTCGCCGCGTACTGGGCCCGCGGCGGCATCGGTGATGCCTACTCGGCAGGCGATGGCACGTATCCGCCCATTCAGCGGCCCGCGTTCGGTGACTCCTACGGCGGTCTGGCCATTGCGGGTGGCATCGCCGCGGCCCTGGTGAAACGGGAGCGCACCGGCGAACCGTCGGTTGTCGACGTCTCGCTGCTCAACGCCGCCATCTGGCAGCTTGGTCCCGACATCGTCGGGTCAGGTGTGACCGGTCAAGACATCCCGAAGTTCAACCTCGACGAGATGCCCAATCCGGTGGCCAGCATCTACAAGACCCGTGACAACCGGTTCATCGCATTCGTGCTGTTGCAAGCGGACCGGTTCTGGTCGGATTTCTGTACCCGCCTTGGCCGTCCTGACCTGATCGACGACGAGCGGTTCGCCTCTGCGCCAGTACGGTTCGCCAACCGGAACGAGTGCATCGCCCAGTTGCGGTCCGCCTTCGAGGCTGAGGACCTGGCCCACTGGGAGAAGGCCTTCGCCGGTTTCGAGGGTGTGTGGGACGTCATGCACACCGCTCACGAAGTGCACAGCGACCCGCAGGCCATCGCCAACGGCTACCTGCCGCGTGCGACCAACGCCGGCGGCACCGAGTTCGCCCTGGCTGCCAGCCCCGTGCAGTACGACGAAACGCCACTGGACCTCGAGCGGGCCCCCGAGCACGGTGAACACACCGACGCGCTGCTGGCCGAGCTCGGCTTCAGCGAGGACGAGATCATCCAGTTCAAGATCGACTCGGTCGTTCTGTAG
- a CDS encoding enoyl-CoA hydratase-related protein: MTTSDTQSAPPAPLAPATLAGYEQFAPWLLVEKRGNVHVVSINRPEALNAVTEEVHHAFATIWKVLDADDDVRAVVTTGVGKAFSAGGDMVMFGRLIEDEVARTFQIHEARTVFLEVINFPKPLVSAVNGPAVGLGCSIALLSDLLVMGKSSYLADPHVAVGLTAGDGGAAMLPLLIGMMKAKEYVLLGDRITAETAEKLNLVTKVVDDDAVLDEALALGERFAALPPQALRSSKVALNMHLARAAQGVLEYALAEELTSFSTPEFKERVAAFRARSKK; the protein is encoded by the coding sequence ATGACGACTTCTGACACCCAATCCGCGCCCCCCGCTCCGCTCGCACCGGCGACGCTTGCCGGCTACGAGCAGTTCGCGCCGTGGCTACTGGTGGAGAAGCGCGGCAACGTCCACGTCGTGAGCATCAACCGTCCGGAAGCGCTCAACGCCGTCACCGAGGAGGTACACCACGCGTTCGCCACCATCTGGAAGGTGCTGGACGCCGACGACGATGTGCGTGCGGTGGTCACCACCGGAGTGGGCAAGGCCTTCTCCGCCGGCGGCGACATGGTCATGTTCGGGCGCCTCATCGAGGATGAGGTGGCGCGTACGTTTCAGATCCACGAGGCCCGCACGGTTTTCCTCGAGGTGATCAACTTTCCCAAGCCGCTGGTGTCCGCAGTCAACGGTCCAGCCGTCGGACTCGGCTGTTCGATCGCACTGCTGTCCGACCTGTTGGTGATGGGGAAGAGCAGTTACCTGGCCGACCCACACGTCGCGGTCGGACTGACCGCGGGCGATGGTGGAGCCGCCATGCTGCCACTCTTGATCGGCATGATGAAGGCGAAAGAATATGTGCTGCTCGGTGATCGGATTACCGCAGAGACCGCCGAAAAGCTGAATCTGGTCACGAAGGTCGTGGACGATGACGCGGTGCTCGACGAAGCACTGGCCTTGGGTGAGCGATTCGCCGCGCTCCCGCCGCAGGCGCTCCGGTCGTCGAAGGTCGCGCTCAACATGCACCTGGCCCGGGCCGCACAGGGTGTGCTCGAGTACGCGCTCGCCGAGGAGTTGACGTCGTTCTCGACGCCCGAGTTCAAGGAGCGGGTCGCGGCCTTCCGCGCTCGGTCCAAGAAGTAG